TTTTGTGATGGTCTAACAGGCCAAACCACCCCTGATCCAGGACTCCAACCTCTTCttttcatctggaaaatataACCTTGGCTGTAAATTTTCTTATTGCCCTCAGGTCTTactgaaaattgattttttttagtaaagacTTCCATGATCTCCCATTTAACATAGAAATGCCCCATTTCCTCTACACCCaaattcactgttttattttgtttcatggtACTTGTCAATATCTAACCTACTATGTATTTTACAAGATTATCtgtcttttcttctagaattAAGCTCCTTGAGAGAAAAaccttttatctgttttgttcataaGTGTTCAAACAGCATCTAGagagcttggcacatagtagagactcaataaagatttatggaatgaagaatgaatgaagaaggaaTGAGTGAAGTATGTCCCAACCTGGCTTTGCCTTACTACTGTGATAAATCCCACTGGTCCTCAATTGGAAAACCTGAGCTGGTACATTGGAATCATCTTTCTTTTTGTGAAGAGAggttcaaattttttaaagatttatttatttatttgagagagagagagaaagagagagagagagaggagaggggctgaagaagagggagaaagaatctgaaacagtctcagcactgagcgtggagcctgatgtggggctccatccaactaccatgagatcatgatctgagccaaaaggagaAGTTCAATTCTTTCAGAAATTCTGGGTCTAAGAAGGATGCCTTAAGAAACTTCCTGCTtctgaacaaacaaaagcagaaatagatccataaacacagagaacaaatagATGACTACCAGAGGCAAAGGGCAAAATGGGtgcagggggaagaaaaagaaaattatcttcctTGGAATGAAGGGATTAGAACTCCTAATGAAATTTCAACTCCTAATGAAGTAACGGTCATCAGTGGTTACTAATGCTATTTGTTGAAAGGCTGATGGGATCATTATAGTTTCAGGATCACCTGACAGCACAGGAACCCACTGATCAATCTCAACATCGTTAAAAATTGGAACAACTTTATGTGCTTAATGTTGTGATGTAATAGGAAGGCACACAACACCACTTATACCGCTGATAAAATCATCTTGCCCTAGCAAGAAACTGAACATAATCTAATTAACTCTCTAGATTTAACTACCTGTTTAGAAGGAGATATGGGTAACAGGAGACCTTGAATGGCATCACAAGGATACAATGAACCACTTGAAGCTGCAGAAAATGTTACAGGATAAATAAtttagtttcttcaacaaatgagtGCTCCCCAACAGGTAGGAAGAGCTGTCACAGGCTAAAAGGCTCACCAGTTGCAATGTCTGGACCTTGTTTGGATCTTGATTTCAGTGAAGGAGGTataacaaaagatattttaatatgattGGAGGAATTCAAGTATGGCTTGGTTATTAAGTGATACCATGAAATTGTGGTTAAATTTGTTGGGTAAGAATGATAGAActgttgtgttaaaaaaaaatgatacaacaaACCTCCTTATCTATTGGATATAAATACTGCTGCCTTCAGGGAGAGATGACATATGTCTGagattttttcaaaatacagtttCCCTCACCCCCACACACTCCCAGAAACATCTAAACTAAAAGAAATGACGAgaagctatgtgtgtgtgtatatggtaCGGGGTGCAGGTGAGGGTGATGGGACGAGAATGAGAGAATATTGGTAATTGTTCAAGCTGGGTGATAGGTCCATGGAGCCACATCCCCATTATACAATGTCGTTCACTTTTGTGTATGAAAATTTCTACCACaagaagctttttaaaagtcCTCCTTGTCCCTTCTTAACTAGGGATTCCAAGAAACAGGAAAGTTGAATCTCATCAGCAGATCCTTACAATACTGAACTTGTCCTGTTTTCACTATGGACTGTTGGAGACCGGGACATTCTGCAGTGCCTTTCAGATTTGAACTCCCCTTAGTTCGGGGGGGATTCCTGGTATCAGTGACTTCTGGAGTTTACCTCATTCCCGCACACCAGTACTCCTGCAGGATCATAGCCACTGCCTCGAAAAGAGGTGTCTCTCATTTTAGATTGAAATCAGGAGGATCCAGATGGGTTGCCGCTTATAACTGGTATACATTTCAGCCCACAAGCAGAGGTACGCAAGAAATAGCACAAAATTGTTTTTGTAACTCcacttaatttgtattttaagccTTGATCCCGCTGGTGTCCTGTTTGGATTTCCACCCATCCCTGTTTGGAAATGATACTGAGCCACAGCTAATGAAGGTTGAGGCGAGAGCATGGTTACTATTTATTGGAGTACCCAGGTATAGCTTAGATGTCCATCAGCTTGGTTGTCATGTCTCCTTGAGATTTGGTGGCTCTTGTGTCCTGTGTGGGACAGGTCACCATGATTTTGCTTGTATGCACAGTACAGCCATTTCCTCTTGGAGCTATTGCCACATCTTTTTGTCACCTCTAACTACACTTTGGAGACTCCTGGCCACTGGTCCACAGAGCTCTCTCTGACAATCGGTACCTCTCCACAATCTAGTAGGTAAAGAAGACAGGAAGTACTTCATTTCAAGAATCCTGCTTCTGTTAGGTTTCTGCCCAAGTATCCTCTCTGTACAGCAGTTGgggattttagaaataaaagccaaaagcATAAGCATGATATTGCTGCTTTTAGCCTGCCATGGCCCTCCTCTGGCCAGTATAGACAGAGTCTGCTACCCACTTGAATGCAGAAGAGAAAGGGTAGAAAAtaacaggagaaaggaaaaacaatcaaACAGGAGCAGATTAGCATCTCAAAATATCCTACCACTCTTAAGAAGATGTGAGTTGAATTCACGGGAGAGGTTCCATGGGGAAGAGACCCTATTTTTTGAAAATGGGCTCTGTGCATCTGCAAAGACTGTGTGggatccaggtctccagaatgCTCTGATGTCATCGGTCAGGTCATAGAACCCCTCCCGCTGTGGGCCTGGTGACCTTTGAACCTTAACAGCCCTGTGCTGGGGGGAGCACTGGGCAGTGCTGCTGGTTCTCTAAGTGGTCTGAGTTCCTCAGCCATTTAGAAGACTcgatgatttttatatatattgggTCACCTCAACAAATTTCCTGagagtcggggatccctgggtggcgcagcggtttggcgcctgcctttggcccagggcgcggtcctggagacccgggatcgaatcccacgtcgggctcccggtgcatggagcctgcttctccctctgcctgtgtctctgcctctctctctctctcactgtgtgcctatcataaataaataaaagtttaaaaaaaaacaaaaaacaaatttcctgAGAGTCAAGAAGGGCCAGCCAGTAGGGAAAAGGAGGAACTGGGTGTTACGCATCTTCTAAGCAACTCCTGTAGCTGGTACCATGAAACAGCGACAAAAGAGGAaacatctggaaaatgaagagtCCTCAGGAACTGCCAAGCAGGGAGGAGGTATGCACTGGGGCACCTTGTCTGGGGCTCAAAGGCTGCGGGTAGCCTGAGCCTTCTGAGGAAGGTGGGATGGAGGtgaagggggcaggggggggAAGACCTGGTGTCAGCTGCCGTGTCCATCCTGAGGGTCCCCGTGTTGTGAGATGGCACAGGAGGGCCAGAGGCTCCTGGCAGATGGGGAGCTGGCCCTGCCAGGCTGAGGACTTCTCTCTCAGCGGCTGCTCGGGCCTGGAGCTCTGTTGGACTCGTAGCGGGCCGGGGTCCTGCTTGCCCATACTCACAGGGGTGGCTTTTCTCAGTCCTGGGTTCTTATTCTCTTTGTTTGATCTTCCTCTGGGGTCACGGGTTTGGGGTGGCGGTCGTGAAGGGTTCTGATGGAGATCTACGGGTTCCCTGTCTCTTTTGCTGAAGAGCAAAGAGAAGccttgttgaaaatattttgagaagggagaagggagattGTCTAGAGATGGTATCACACTGAAAGTGGGGAGACTGTATTCCTTTAGCACGAAGAATTCACCACTGATCCGTGGGAGCTGGGGAATCCACAGGTGTGGGCTTGGCAGACGTGATCGGAGGGAAGGGACCGGCCATTCAGAGACCAAGCCCAGATGGATGGGGCTGAGAAATGTTGTCAGGGCCTCGCAGGGAGCTCTGGGAGCTGTGGATTGACTTCCCAGGCACGCGGCGACTGCAGGCGTTGCAGGGGCAGCCTGCCCTGGAGGAAGGGGGCGGTCACGTGTAGGTGGTGGGCCAGAATGGAGCCCACCCCGGAGAGCCAGCCAGAGCCTCTGCCCCACATTGGAGCCTAGCATCTAACACAAGGCTCACGGCCCTGGAGAGTATAGGGTGAGCCCTGGACAGGAGGCAGATCTTCAGGCAGCAGCTGGGATAGGACAGAGAAGGCAGGGAATGGCAGGATTAtttttgcctctgtgtgtatgacgggggagcagcagggagaaggCCGGCAGAGTGTCCTCGGATGTGAGTCCGCCTTGTGAAGCTCCTGTCACCTTGCCTGGATCTGAGAGACACTCGAGACGTGTAAGAGTGAATACAGAACTCTTGTTAGGGGGGTTTCATGAGATTGGCACTTATACACCCACATTTATGTGggtgcagaaaaaaaatcacacatctcCACACAAGCTGCTTTAGCAGACGACACACAGAGCATAGAGGCAGATATGCACACCACTCCTCCACTGTATTCACAAACCATCCATGTGTATCCAAGTCTTCTCCTTTTACACCAAACTCTGGAGTATGAGTATATCCCAAATACCAtgtgggacatacttatactaaaaataagCATGACCCAAGTATTGCAAGGGGAAGCTTGcactaaaaaaaattgtctagTTTTTCTGAAATGCGTGTTTAACTGGGCATCCTCTGTTTTTGTTCGCTATCTCTGGCAATCCTTGTATACTTAACACCAGCTGACATATCACATACTTATTGTACTTTTGTCTAGTGTCTATCTTGTACTAGAATGTTCAGCATTACCAGAGCCCAGAACAATGCCAGATACATAGTAGATGCTCTCTGAATCTCattgaatgaatgtataaatgaCTGAATACACACCATAAATATAAGCCATATATTCTATAAACTATGAAGTTCACACGCCACACATTTCCTGAGTTGTGGACACAAACCATCACCAGACTCTCCACCAACACATTTCTACCATTCTCACCCCTTGTCACTCCCACACTTGTGAAAGGTTTGGCTGAGACACATTCTCACATTTCACACATACCAGTCACAGTCCCCACTCAGGCCTTCATTGCTAACAAGGCACTAACAAAATAAGTATTGATAGTAATTAAGTACAGGAGTATCCACTCGGGACCAGACTCTGAACCATGTGTATTCACTGCACTGGACATATGTTGGGCACttagttaatatttgttgaatggatgaatgatgCAATAACATGTTCCATCCACTGTATTTCTGAGGCTTTCATATCTTTCCCAGGAGTCTCGAAGTCACAGGAGGATGCCCCTCAGGTTGAATCAACTGGGGAGGCTAAAGGCTGGGGCGCAGGGGTAGAGGAGGTATCCTCTGCCTCCGAATACTTCTCCTGTGTTTCTTCTCCACTCGAGCTCATCCATAGTGGTAAGGGTTCAGGGCTCCTTGGGTGTGGGGCCCCTTGCGTACGAGGTAGGGGGCATGTAGATATGGGAGAGGCCAAGAAGAAACTCAAGACAATCAGTGGCGATCAGGGCTCAGCGGAGGAGCCTGGGGAGATAGCGTAATTGTTGAGAGAGTGTGGGTATGAACTCAGTGTGAGGGAGTGGAGCCCTGGTGCAACCATAGTGGGGAAGTTCAGAAACATGGGCCAGAAAGGTCTGGGCTGAGGTGTGGGGCTCAGGGACGGGATTAAGCACCCTCAGAGGAGCTGTGTAGGCTTTGCCTTTGCTCTTGCTTCCAGAGAAGGATGGAGCTCCTCATCACAGGTCTCCAGCACCGGAGCAGGACCATCCAGCTCAGACCCCCACACCTTATGCACACAACTGCATTCCCCACACATCCGTCCTCAGCCCACAACCCTCAGACATGTGATCCGCTGTGCCAACTCCTCCACCATCGTCCACATTCCACAGACACACCGACGGTATCACCCTAGTCCATATCCCCGGATACAGACGTCCCCTCCAGCATcatccctacacacacacatgaagaGCACCTAGATGACACCAGATCCACCACCCAGAGCATGAACACCAACACCGGGCTCATCACCCCAAGGCCCCTCTGTCCTTTGTCACACATCTTCACATCTGCAGTGCTCTCAGCTTCTGGCCTGCCCCATGCACGTTCTTATGTCTCTAATTTCCTTTCCCAGGACTCCGGAGAGTACATCGAGACAGTCCCCAGCCTAGATCACCCCTAGCCCAGGTTCAGGAACGAGGGGAGACTGCTCCCCCCTCACACCATGTCTCCTCGTCCCCTTCGTCTTATAAGACCTGTGTGTCCTCTCTGtacataaacaaaaaagaaaggggcATGAAAATATACTACATGCAGGTCCAGATGAGAAAGGGTGTGGCTGTCTCCTGGGAGACAGAGGAGACCTCAGAGTCCGTAGAAAAGCAGCCCAGGCTGGAAGAAGTGACCCTTCCTGAGGCCGTGCGGGTAGGTACTGCCCCCTCTGATGCGTCCACCACAAACCTGCTGCCTGACAGCGAGCCCAGCGGGGAGGAGAAGGAGCACGAGGAGCGGGGAGCGGGAGAGTCAGCCCGCCCGGGGCGCCCGCGGTTGAGGACAGACCCAGGGCGAGACCCCCGACTGGCTGGTGACCGTGGAGACCGGCTCCAGGTGCATGGCCTGCTGCCGGGTCTTCTCCACGTTGGAGAGCCTCCAGGAGCACGTGCAGCCCGGGCCAGGGAGGGCTTCAGCTGCCACGTGTTCCGCCTCGCAGGGCCCGGCTGGGCGGCGGCCGTGGGCCGGGAGCgcccaggaggagggggagccgAGTGAGGCGGCGCGGCCAGGCCCGAGGGGAAGGCCCCGGAAGACCTCGGCTCCCAGCGACCCTGGAGCCGGTGCCCGGGCTGCGGGTTTCATTCTCCGAAGGACAAGAAGTGAGCAGGGGCCGGGGGTGCCGAGGGAGCTGGGCCTGCCCGAGCCGCTGCCCTGTCTCTCCTGTCGGCCTCACGCCTCCAGAAGGGAGAGCTGGGGCCGTTCCCCGCTCAGGGCACAACTGAAGTTTTGGGGGCACGGGTCACTGGGCCCCTGGCTTCCTGTCCACACATTTCATAAAGTCTGACCGTAAATagggagtcagctcccacaggaAGTTCTGGAAATTTCCACGGACTCAGATGGCACCTCTCTTCTTTCATTAAGAAGTGTCTCTTTCCGTTCTGGTTTCCACACAGCAATTGAGATTCATGAGCCAGAAGATCCCAGAAGATGGTGTGGCCTTCTCTTGGGAGAGGTAAGGCCTGGGGTTGGCGTCATCTGAGGCCATGTCATGAGGTCCCAGGGGAATTTAGAGGAAGGGGCCCCAGGGTGTGCTGGGTTACCTGGCGGCTCTGCCGCTACATGAGGGATTGAGCTCCATTTACTTAAAGGAGAAAGTGGAGATTTTGTTGGCAGTTATCTCACTGTCTCTATGACTGACCTGAACTCTAAAAGCAAATACCGTCAATGGCTTTTCTGGGCCAAGAGAGATCAGCTCAAGCTCAAGGGCCAGCAGGAGTCTGGAGAGAGGACAAGTAGCCTAGTGGGAGCAAAGGTTTGAGGTGCAAGAGCCTTCAGCCTCAGCTGGCCTCTTACCCTGACCCACGAACGTAGCCCCCTGGGAGAAAGTGGAGTGTGGAGAGGGCGAAACATGGAAGTGAGGCCCCAGGAGATCTGGAAATGTTCAAGCACTTTGACGTGGCTGTAGTTGATCTGGAAATAAACTCTCTCTGCGTGGCTCTGAAGGTTCACCCTTACTAGCGGAGCTCACGTTGCTTCTTGTCTCTTCCTGTTCTGCCTTATTTGTTTTAATCCTttccagggagaaaaagagaccaCGGGGAGAGTAGCAGACAGGATGCCTATGATGTGAAGCAAGATGAAGGAAGCGGCACTTGGTTTAGCATCAATATCATATGCAATAAAGGCTGTTTCCAAACCTCTCCAGCATATATTCTTGAATGAAAATGATCTATCCATCtacccccccacctcctgccccattTACATCTGTCTCTCTAGTGGCTTACGCACTAGGTTTCATAGAAGCACCTACAATCCTTTTCCAGAAGTGGTAGTCCTCATGCGCCTGGGATTGAGAAGGCTTCTACGTGACGATTTCCACAAGGCTGGTTTCCACATCACACATGAGACCAGGACAGATACGTCGAGTTCAGACGAGGTCATTGGTAAGTGCCAGGTGCTATAGGGTCGTAGGTGACAGCCCTGTAAAGGCAGCCTTCAGAGGCCTGGTGGGTGTTGTCCATATCTCCCCAGGTCTGGCCTGGAGGAGGGCCTATTAGTTGTGGCTTCACGAGGAAGCACCAGGGCAGAGGAGAAATGTCTTAGTTTTGAAGCTGTCCGTGGAA
This portion of the Canis lupus dingo isolate Sandy chromosome 11, ASM325472v2, whole genome shotgun sequence genome encodes:
- the FAM170A gene encoding protein FAM170A isoform X2 — translated: MKQRQKRKHLENEESSGTAKQGGGVSKSQEDAPQVESTGEAKGWGAGVEEVSSASEYFSCVSSPLELIHSGLRRVHRDSPQPRSPLAQVQERGETAPPSHHVSSSPSSYKTCVSSLYINKKERGMKIYYMQVQMRKGVAVSWETEETSESVEKQPRLEEVTLPEAVRQLRFMSQKIPEDGVAFSWEREKKRPRGE
- the FAM170A gene encoding protein FAM170A isoform X1; translated protein: MKQRQKRKHLENEESSGTAKQGGGVSKSQEDAPQVESTGEAKGWGAGVEEVSSASEYFSCVSSPLELIHSGLRRVHRDSPQPRSPLAQVQERGETAPPSHHVSSSPSSYKTCVSSLYINKKERGMKIYYMQVQMRKGVAVSWETEETSESVEKQPRLEEVTLPEAVRGPAGRRPWAGSAQEEGEPSEAARPGPRGRPRKTSAPSDPGAGARAAGFILRRTRTIEIHEPEDPRRWCGLLLGEGEKETTGRVADRMPMM